The segment GATATATACAGTAATAAATGTTCCTATTGTGGTATCACAACAGATGTAGTCAGTTCTGAATTATTTGAAATTGATCATTTTGTATGCGAATCATCATTTAATGGAAACTCTATAAAAGCAGGGGAAATAAATAATTTAGTGCTTTCATGTAAGAAATGTAACAGAGCAAAGAAAGATTTTATATGGAACGAATTATATTCCTCAAAATTTAATGTTGATGATGAAAGTATAACAGAATTATTTTATAG is part of the Pseudostreptobacillus hongkongensis genome and harbors:
- a CDS encoding HNH endonuclease, producing the protein DIYSNKCSYCGITTDVVSSELFEIDHFVCESSFNGNSIKAGEINNLVLSCKKCNRAKKDFIWNELYSSKFNVDDESITELFY